The Litoribacterium kuwaitense genome contains a region encoding:
- a CDS encoding MFS transporter, with translation MSLKPLLGNWYYPSILLFSIGISSVGSWVYFIALNLIVLNITGSAMAVSGLYIIRALSTVFTNFWSGSLIDRLNKKYLMIVLNAFQALLIACLFFSSSLGFIYCMVFMITMASSMYQPTSMTYITKLIPTERRKRFNSLRSLLDSGAFLTGPAIAGLMFTVGTPSMAIYLNALALALSALITLGMPNVEASAQLVGQSNRQSSLKLLKDDWKLVIGFSCKYSYIMIIYFLFSVMIVLMTATDSLEAAFATQELSLSEGEYGVLVSIAGAGIFIGSLANTIIVEKVPTSWLIGLGSMITSVGYVIFASSNTFLIASVGCFVLAFATAFANTGFYTFYQNNIPVDVMGRIGSLYGLVEAILIIMTTAIFGVFSELVSIRFIVVSGSLIMLLVATILFIYNIQPSKTKFYSTSP, from the coding sequence TTGAGTTTGAAACCATTATTAGGAAATTGGTATTATCCCTCCATCTTATTATTTAGTATAGGGATATCAAGTGTGGGGAGTTGGGTTTATTTTATCGCTTTAAACCTCATTGTGCTTAACATAACAGGTTCAGCAATGGCTGTCTCTGGTTTATATATCATTAGAGCTTTATCTACGGTGTTTACGAATTTTTGGTCGGGAAGTTTGATAGACCGTTTGAATAAGAAATATCTCATGATCGTACTTAATGCCTTCCAAGCTTTGCTCATTGCTTGTTTATTTTTTTCTTCTTCATTAGGTTTTATATATTGTATGGTGTTTATGATCACAATGGCCAGTTCCATGTATCAGCCAACATCCATGACGTACATTACAAAATTAATCCCGACAGAGCGAAGAAAACGTTTTAATTCTTTACGTAGTTTACTTGATTCTGGAGCTTTTTTGACTGGCCCAGCAATCGCAGGATTGATGTTTACTGTTGGGACGCCGAGCATGGCTATTTATCTGAATGCCCTAGCTTTAGCTTTATCAGCATTAATTACCTTGGGAATGCCTAATGTCGAAGCTTCTGCTCAACTTGTTGGTCAATCAAATCGTCAATCATCGCTTAAGCTATTAAAAGACGACTGGAAACTTGTTATAGGGTTTAGCTGTAAATATTCATATATCATGATCATTTATTTTTTATTTAGTGTCATGATCGTCTTGATGACAGCTACAGATTCTTTAGAGGCTGCTTTTGCAACACAGGAGCTTTCTTTATCAGAAGGTGAATACGGCGTTTTAGTTAGTATTGCTGGTGCGGGCATATTCATCGGTTCTTTAGCGAATACAATCATTGTTGAAAAAGTCCCTACTTCATGGCTTATTGGTCTTGGATCAATGATCACTTCAGTAGGATATGTGATTTTCGCATCTTCTAACACATTTCTGATCGCGTCTGTAGGGTGCTTTGTTTTGGCATTTGCCACAGCTTTTGCAAATACAGGCTTTTATACGTTTTATCAAAATAATATCCCCGTAGATGTTATGGGGAGAATAGGAAGTCTTTATGGTCTTGTTGAAGCCATTCTAATCATCATGACTACAGCGATCTTTGGGGTGTTTTCTGAGCTTGTATCTATCAGATTTATTGTCGTTTCAGGATCATTGATCATGTTACTCGTAGCAACTATATTATTTATTTATAATATTCAACCTTCAAAAACTAAATTTTATTCAACATCACCTTGA